One window of the Candidatus Microbacterium colombiense genome contains the following:
- a CDS encoding MFS transporter, translating into MTITDLSTRVPLRLPTATATFAIGIAGYLGVNLSPYMITAAQTGLGIDVLTASWLVTATLLLTAVTGLSIAPLCAGPRRLAVARTGLAIAALGFAAAAFLPAVMVPALLIGGIGAGGAVAASGAALAAFRNPDRVAGFNGLANRGIITIVLAVIPLIGLAPIDVFGTLALFSVIGIVVSAWLPSAPVADPQAAAAVAEAMPIEVPPTGAVRVSPARSRTTTIAGFVLLVVFALWAVSEDSLWAMAGIMGADQAGLTPEGLGLALSGATAGGLLGSLLLMVVGSRLGRAVPLIVLLVLGGVLKIVEGFVTDPTGFIVVFIAWNTIYAIAFMYFVATSAALDADGRWSGPLLAVYLVGSALTPVIGAALVGLLGYQGFATALGVASFVLAIPAGAVALASTRAERSLHTPIPATVA; encoded by the coding sequence ATGACCATCACCGACCTGAGCACCCGCGTCCCGCTCCGACTGCCCACCGCCACCGCCACATTCGCGATCGGCATCGCGGGCTATCTCGGCGTGAACCTCTCGCCCTACATGATCACCGCCGCGCAGACCGGCCTCGGCATCGATGTGCTCACCGCGAGCTGGCTCGTGACGGCGACCCTGCTGCTCACGGCCGTGACCGGACTGAGCATCGCACCACTGTGCGCCGGGCCGCGCCGCCTGGCCGTCGCGCGCACCGGCCTGGCGATCGCCGCGCTCGGATTCGCCGCCGCCGCGTTCCTCCCCGCCGTGATGGTGCCCGCTCTGCTCATCGGCGGAATCGGTGCCGGTGGTGCGGTCGCCGCATCCGGGGCCGCGCTCGCCGCCTTCCGCAATCCCGACCGCGTCGCCGGGTTCAACGGACTCGCCAACCGCGGCATCATCACGATCGTGCTCGCGGTCATCCCGCTGATCGGGCTCGCACCGATCGACGTGTTCGGCACGCTCGCCCTGTTCAGCGTGATCGGCATCGTCGTCTCCGCCTGGCTGCCGTCCGCTCCCGTCGCCGACCCGCAGGCTGCGGCCGCCGTCGCCGAGGCCATGCCCATCGAGGTGCCGCCCACCGGCGCGGTCCGCGTCTCACCGGCGCGCTCTCGCACCACCACGATCGCCGGGTTCGTGCTGCTCGTCGTGTTCGCGCTGTGGGCGGTGAGCGAAGACTCGCTGTGGGCCATGGCCGGGATCATGGGCGCCGACCAGGCTGGACTCACCCCGGAGGGACTCGGCCTCGCACTCAGCGGAGCGACCGCGGGGGGTCTGCTCGGTTCTCTCCTGCTCATGGTCGTCGGGTCCCGCCTCGGTCGCGCCGTGCCGCTCATCGTGCTGCTCGTGCTGGGCGGCGTGCTCAAGATCGTCGAAGGCTTCGTGACCGACCCGACCGGGTTCATCGTCGTGTTCATCGCCTGGAACACGATCTATGCCATCGCGTTCATGTACTTCGTCGCGACCTCCGCAGCGCTCGACGCCGACGGTCGGTGGTCGGGTCCTCTTCTGGCCGTCTACCTCGTGGGCTCGGCGCTCACCCCGGTGATCGGCGCCGCGCTTGTCGGCCTTCTCGGCTACCAGGGTTTCGCGACCGCGCTCGGTGTCGCGAGCTTCGTGCTGGCGATCCCGGCGGGAGCCGTCGCGCTCGCCTCGACTCGCGCGGAACGCTCCCTGCACACCCCGATCCCGGCGACCGTCGCATGA
- a CDS encoding amidohydrolase, translated as MTRTLYRNARFFLDEGEGLPAEAVVVEHGTFVFVGAEVDAPGADAVVDLAGRTVLPGFIDAHTHLLMLGDALGQVGLTDAASLVAIQERLVAAHHSATDALRGRGWLFDAIPGGAPTAAMIDAVVVDIPVYLDANDYHSCWVNTAALVELGITRDTPDPIGGRIERGPDGEATGMLYETAAQQYAWAHRDATATDAQRDAGVDRVVASYLAAGVTGAVDMAFDELGLAALGRAAERDALPLRIAAHWFVGNTGDDEANLAQVARAAAQATAQSAGVRVIGIKLVLDGTIDACTAAMTAPYADGSNAGPIWPAERLLPVVAAADAAGLQIAMHAIGDDASTLALDAIEHAIAVNGGIPRRHRIEHLEYAAPGTAERMARLGVTASMQPVHADPAIFANWAAQLGDDRVDRAFAWPEYEDAGALLAFSTDAPTAPLEALANMYVAATRASALDTSVPAVHPQYALPLGRAIAHATRDAAASIGEGGSHGRIAEGYAADFIVLDADPFASGPASLLTANVVRTVIAGRTAYER; from the coding sequence ATGACCCGCACGCTGTACCGCAATGCCCGCTTCTTCCTCGACGAGGGCGAGGGGCTCCCCGCCGAGGCCGTCGTCGTCGAACACGGCACCTTCGTCTTCGTCGGAGCGGAGGTGGATGCTCCCGGCGCCGATGCCGTCGTCGATCTCGCCGGCCGCACCGTCCTGCCCGGCTTCATCGACGCCCACACCCATCTGCTGATGTTGGGCGACGCACTCGGACAGGTCGGCCTCACGGATGCCGCATCGCTCGTGGCGATCCAGGAGCGGCTGGTGGCCGCGCACCACTCGGCCACCGACGCACTGCGCGGGCGCGGCTGGTTGTTCGACGCGATCCCGGGCGGCGCCCCGACCGCCGCGATGATCGACGCCGTGGTCGTCGACATCCCGGTGTATCTCGACGCGAACGATTACCACTCCTGCTGGGTCAACACCGCGGCGCTGGTCGAGCTCGGCATCACCCGCGACACCCCCGATCCGATCGGCGGACGCATCGAACGTGGTCCCGACGGCGAGGCCACCGGCATGCTCTACGAGACGGCCGCGCAGCAGTACGCGTGGGCTCACCGCGACGCGACCGCCACCGACGCGCAGCGCGACGCCGGCGTCGATCGGGTCGTGGCCTCGTACCTCGCGGCCGGCGTCACGGGAGCCGTCGACATGGCGTTCGACGAGCTCGGACTCGCGGCGTTGGGGCGGGCGGCCGAGCGCGACGCCCTCCCGCTGCGGATCGCGGCGCACTGGTTCGTCGGCAACACCGGAGACGATGAGGCGAATCTCGCGCAGGTCGCTCGTGCCGCAGCGCAGGCGACCGCCCAGAGCGCCGGCGTGCGGGTCATCGGCATCAAGCTGGTGCTCGACGGCACGATCGACGCCTGCACCGCCGCGATGACAGCACCGTATGCCGACGGATCGAACGCTGGTCCGATCTGGCCGGCCGAGCGTCTGTTGCCCGTGGTGGCCGCCGCCGACGCCGCAGGGCTGCAGATCGCGATGCATGCGATCGGCGACGACGCGAGCACGCTCGCGCTTGATGCGATCGAGCACGCCATCGCGGTGAACGGCGGCATCCCCCGCCGCCACCGGATCGAGCACCTGGAGTATGCGGCCCCGGGCACGGCCGAGCGGATGGCGCGGCTCGGGGTGACCGCGTCGATGCAGCCCGTGCACGCCGACCCCGCGATCTTCGCCAACTGGGCCGCCCAGCTCGGCGACGACCGGGTCGATCGGGCGTTCGCGTGGCCGGAGTACGAGGATGCCGGCGCGCTGCTCGCCTTCTCGACCGACGCGCCGACGGCGCCCCTCGAGGCGCTCGCGAACATGTACGTCGCGGCGACCAGGGCGTCGGCGCTGGACACGAGTGTGCCGGCGGTGCATCCGCAGTACGCGCTGCCGCTCGGGCGAGCCATCGCGCACGCGACCCGCGATGCCGCGGCATCCATCGGTGAGGGTGGGTCTCACGGTCGCATCGCCGAGGGGTACGCCGCCGACTTCATCGTGCTCGACGCCGACCCGTTC